One genomic region from Onychostoma macrolepis isolate SWU-2019 chromosome 23, ASM1243209v1, whole genome shotgun sequence encodes:
- the usp19 gene encoding ubiquitin carboxyl-terminal hydrolase 19 isoform X3, with the protein MASSSTGPSESGRRRGQRGPDDAVSTSKKKQKDRANQESKEAKRAASATSSETRKDLFLDWKQNVYEVIVRLNCEDAGVQRVEDIDYAFSDSACHIRLPDGREWSCNLHEEIEASCSKLLYKEKTNVLQLVMHKKIPLNTWPTFANKKKTEIVNILRESDQSTTGQSEKTAEIIEKMPAVTSAEQKRGKPDRGLKRGMKGKQVELTESTGVKVAEIKSSDKADPINEPSAKRTTRPSRNAKEPPVAPCSTKESKSKPAVNGKTHALAGSSSASSTSTAKDNRVQMQVKGQGCQASPREEELDRRPKSNDQVEAGESKTVSSVCELKVVQEESSPPVKTQTGKITSDERENRKDEKKPHADAQIPKMLPSHDLVSGEPVSTASKKEESPQKSCTEEKRDKSKEDPHGGSQEEDTEGPEPMVNLKFVKNDSYEKGTDLMVVNVYMKEICRQMSRVLFREQDFTLIFQTSDPNFLRLHPDCGPNTVFKWQVKLRNLIQPDLSSYAFTPSRIDITLKKRLSQRWGGLEAPATQGAVGGAKVAVPFSPSTLEKSQPGSSQHALPAKEEPRVGEEKAKPPRAPEDSGLDAVAPRSVSEHMSLKQEPTVATPKPTCMVQPMTHTPPAGSERAEEVEEKKVCLPGFTGLVNLGNTCFMNSVIQSLSNTRELRDYFHDRGFESEINCNNPLGTGGRLAISFAVLLRALWKGTHHAFQPSKLKAIVASKASQFTGYAQHDAQEFMAFLLDGLHEDLNRIQNKPYTETVDSDGRQDEVVAEEAWQRHKMRNDSFIVDLFQGQYKSKLVCPVCSKVSITFDPFLYLPVPLPQKQKVLTVFYFAKDPHKKPVKFLVSVSKDSANTTEVLESVSRSVRNKPENLRLAGVVKNRFQTIFSPSQALDTVSSCDLLFCFEVLSKDLAKERVVLLKVQQRPQVPSIPITKCAGCMKSPAPDDEKLKRCTRCYRVGYCNQACQKNHWPNHMTTCRSNVENIGLPFLISVPESRLTYTRLTQLLEGYSRYSVNVFQPPFQSGRTSPEASLSRVDLTPMASSVSDCQEQEEEPSSAVEAESQAEQGDSGTTPQIETASVISAAGGDTLSSDSGCCELASSSQDSLVEKETSCEKAIKPEAVVTGYQQPSESATGSVSQFYITVLDSSQKEDRKLEDKGDAVLELPDDCTLELVWKNNEKQKEYVLVRSKELEFDEDPGSATETSRAGHFTLEQCLNLFTKPEVLAPEEAWYCPKCQQHREASKQLLLWRLPNVLIIQLKRFSFRSFIWRDKINDMVDFPVRNLDLSKFCIGHKGDIQQPPIYDLYAVINHYGGMIGGHYTAYARLPSDKNSQRSDVGWRLFDDSTVTTVEESQVVTRYAYVLFYRRRNSPVERPSHLLGPLGAESSAATGGAASQASSQTLFGTDLDPDGPPQLSTEVTSDMFAHSGECAAPSYSSMEEVD; encoded by the exons ATGGCCAGCAGCAGTACAGGCCCCAGCGAATCGGGCCGGAGGCGAGGTCAGAGAGGACCTGACGACGCAGTCAGCACCAGTAAGAAGAAGCAGAAGGACAGAGCCAACCAGGAGAGCAAGGAGGCCAAGCGAGCCGCCTCAGCCACCAGCTCAGAGACTAGAAAAG ATTTGTTTCTGGACTGGAAGCAGAATGTGTACGAGGTGATAGTGAGGCTGAACTGTGAAGATGCTGGGGTGCAGAGAGTGGAAGATATTGATTATGCCTTTTCTGATTCTGCCTGCCACATCCGCCTGCCGG ATGGCCGTGAATGGAGCTGTAATCTCCATGAAGAAATTGAAGCCTCCTGCAGTAAACTGCTTTATAAGGAGAAAACAAATGTTCTGCAGCTAGTCATGCACAAGAAGATCCCCCTCAACACATGGCCCACCTTTGCT AAcaagaaaaagacagaaatagTGAACATCCTTAGAGAGTCAGACCAGTCAACTACAGGGCAGTCTGAAAAAACTGCCGAAATCATTGAGAAAATGCCTGCAGTGACCTCTGCCGAGCAGAAACGAGGTAAACCTGACCGAGGGTTGAAACGAGGGATGAAAGGCAAACAGGTGGAGCTCACCGAGAGCACAGGTGTGAAGGTAGCTGAGATTAAATCTAGCGATAAAGCAGACCCGATCAATGAGCCCAGCGCAAAGCGCACCACGCGACCCTCCAGAAACGCAAAAGAGCCCCCAGTAGCTCCCTGCTCGACAAAGGAGTCTAAATCCAAACCAGCAGTTAATGGAAAAACACACGCTTTAGCCGGGAGCAGTAGTGCCTCTTCAACTAGCACTGCAAAAGACAACAGGGTTCAGATGCAGGTTAAAGGTCAAGGATGCCAGGCATCACCGAGAGAAGAAGAGCTGGACAGGAGGCCAAAAAGCAACGATCAG GTTGAGGCAGGTGAAAGTAAGACTGTTTCCTCAGTGTGTGAGCTGAAGGTGGTGCAAGAGGAGAGTTCTCCTCCAGTGAAAACCCAAACTGGAAAAATAACATCTGATGAGAGAGAAAACAGAAAAGATGAAAAGAAGCCACATGCTGATGCCCAGATCCCTAAAATGCTTCCATCTCATGATTTGGTATCTGGCGAGCCTGTTTCAACAGCCTCTAAGAAAGAGGAGTCTCCTCAAAAGAGCTGCACAGAGGAGAAGAGAGACAAGTCCAAGGAGGATCCACATGGAGGGAGCCAAGAGGAGGATACAGAAG GTCCGGAGCCGATGGTGAACTTGAAGTTTGTGAAGAATGACTCGTATGAGAAAGGGACAGACCTGATGGTCGTTAATGTCTACATGAAAGAAATCTGCCGGCAGATGTCCAGGGTGCTGTTCAGAGAACAAGACTTCACTCTTATCTTCCAGACCAG TGATCCCAACTTTTTGCGCCTTCATCCGGATTGCGGACCAAACACTGTCTTTAAATGGCAGGTTAAACTCAG GAATCTAATTCAGCCAGATCTGTCCAGCTATGCCTTCACTCCGTCCCGTATCGACATAACCCTGAAGAAAAGACTCAGTCAGCGCTGGGGGGGTCTGGAGGCTCCTGCCACACAAG GTGCAGTGGGGGGCGCCAAAGTTGCTGTGCCCTTCAGCCCTTCCACGCTTGAAAAGAGCCAACCAGGAAGCAGCCAACATGCACTTCCTGCTAAAGAAGAACCACGAGTGGGAGAGGAGAAAGCCAAACCCCCTCGGGCCCCAGAGGACTCGGGTCTGGATGCCGTGGCCCCTCGCTCAGTCTCCGAACACATGTCCCTCAAACAAGAACCAACTGTTGCTACG CCCAAGCCCACCTGCATGGTGCAGCCCATGACTCACACTCCTCCTGCAGGCAGTGAGAGAGCTGAAGAAGTGGAGGAGAAGAAAGTGTGTCTCCCTGGCTTCACTGGACTGGTCAATCTGGGAAATACTTGTTTTATGAACAGTGTGATCCAGTCCCTCTCCAACACACGGGAGCTCAGGGATTATTTCCATG ACCGTGGGTTTGAGTCAGAGATTAACTGTAATAATCCATTGGGCACCGGTGGACGGCTGGCCATTAGCTTTGCTGTTCTGCTTCGAGCGTTGTGGAAGGGCACTCACCACGCATTTCAACCCTCCAAATTAAAG GCTATAGTTGCCAGTAAGGCCAGTCAGTTTACAGGCTATGCGCAGCATGATGCTCAGGAGTTCATGGCTTTCTTGCTGGATGGGCTGCATGAAGACCTGAACCGCATCCAAAACAAACCGTACACAGAGACCGTTGACTCAGACGGCCGTCAGGATGAA GTTGTTGCAGAAGAGGCGTGGCAGAGGCATAAAATGAGGAACGATTCCTTCATTGTTGACCTCTTTCAGGGCCAGTACAAGTCAAAGCTGGTGTGTCCCGTGTGTTCTAAG gtttcCATAACCTTTGACCCCTTCCTGTACTTGCCTGTCCCCCTACCTCAAAAGCAGAAGGTgctgactgttttctatttcgCTAAAGATCCCCACAAGAAACCAGTCAAG TTTTTGGTCAGTGTGAGTAAAGACAGCGCGAACACGACTGAAGTACTGGAGTCAGTATCTCGCAGTGTGAGGAACAAACCAGAGAACCTGAGGCTGGCGGGG GTGGTGAAGAACAGGTTCCAAACAATCTTCTCACCGTCTCAGGCTTTAGACACGGTCTCGTCTTGTGACCTGCTCTTCTGCTTTGAGGTGTTGTCAAAAGATCTTGCCAAAGAGAGAGTGGTGCTGCTGAAGGTCCAACAG AGACCTCAGGTTCCAAGCATCCCAATCACAAAGTGTGCTGGCTGCATGAAGTCTCCCGCCCCTGACGATGAGAAGCTCAAGCGCTGTACTCGCTGTTACCGCGTCGGCTACTGCAATCA GGCCTGCCAGAAGAACCACTGGCCCAATCACATGACCACGTGCCGGTCCAATGTGGAGAATATTGGACTGCCGTTTTTAATTAGTGTGCCTGAGTCTAGGCTGACTTACACCCGTCTGACACAGCTTCTGGAAGGCTACTCTAG gtACTCTGTCAATGTGTTCCAGCCACCTTTCCAGTCGGGTCGGACGTCTCCAGAGGCAAGCCTGTCCCGTGTTGACCTGACCCCCATGGCAAGCAGCGTCTCAGATTGTCAGGAGCAAGAGGAGGAGCCGTCATCTGCGGTAGAAGCGGAAAGCCAGGCGGAGCAGGGTGACTCTGGCACAACACCACAAATAGAGACCGCGTCTGTGATCTCCGCAGCAGGTGGGGACACTCTCTCCAGTGACTCAGGCTGCTGTGAGCTCGCCTCCAGCTCCCAAGATTCTTTGGTGGAGAAAGAAACATCATGTGAAAAGGCTATTAAACCAGAAG CTGTAGTGACCGGGTATCAGCAGCCGTCTGAGTCAGCGACTGGAAGCGTGTCTCAATTCTACATCACAGTTCTGGACTCGAGCCAAAAGGAGGACAGAAAACTTGAGGACAAAG GTGATGCGGTACTGGAGCTGCCTGATGACTGCACGCTGGAGCTGGTGTGGAAGAACAACGAGAAGCAGAAGGAATACGTGCTGGTGCGCTCTAAAGAGCTGGAGTTTGATGAGGACCCTGGCTCTGCTACAGAGACATCCAGGGCAGGCCACTTCACCTTGGAGCAGTGCCTGAACCTCTTTACTAAACCTGAGGTGCTGGCCCCTGAAGAGGCATG GTATTGTCCTAAGTGTCAGCAACACAGGGAAGCCTCTAAACAGCTGCTGCTTTGGCGTCTTCCCAATGTGCTCATCATCCAGCTCAAGCGCTTTTCGTTTAGGAGCTTCATATGGAGGGACAAGATTAATGATATGGTTGATTTTCCAGTCAG AAACCTGGACCTGAGTAAGTTCTGTATTGGTCATAAGGGTGACATCCAGCAGCCTCCCATCTATGATCTGTACGCTGTGATCAACCATTATGGCGGAATGATCGGAGGACACTACACGGCCTACGCTCGTCTTCCCAGCGACAAGAACAGCCAGCGCAGCGACGTTG GCTGGCGTTTGTTTGATGATAGCACAGTGACAACGGTGGAAGAGAGTCAGGTGGTTACGCGTTACGCCTACGTGCTGTTCTATCGCCGCAGGAACTCTCCGGTAGAAAGGCCGTCTCACTTACTGGGGCCCCTTGGTGCCGAATCCTCTGCTGCAACCGGAGGTGCTGCCAGTCAG GCTTCTAGCCAGACACTGTTTGGGACAGACCTGGACCCAGACGGACCTCCTCAGTTGAGCACGGAAGTGACCTCTGACATGTTTGCACACTCTGGAGAATGTGCCGCCCCGTCCTACAGCAGCATGGAGGAGGTGGATTGA
- the usp19 gene encoding ubiquitin carboxyl-terminal hydrolase 19 isoform X5, producing the protein MASSSTGPSESGRRRGQRGPDDAVSTSKKKQKDRANQESKEAKRAASATSSETRKDLFLDWKQNVYEVIVRLNCEDAGVQRVEDIDYAFSDSACHIRLPDGREWSCNLHEEIEASCSKLLYKEKTNVLQLVMHKKIPLNTWPTFANKKKTEIVNILRESDQSTTGQSEKTAEIIEKMPAVTSAEQKRGKPDRGLKRGMKGKQVELTESTGVKVAEIKSSDKADPINEPSAKRTTRPSRNAKEPPVAPCSTKESKSKPAVNGKTHALAGSSSASSTSTAKDNRVQMQVKGQGCQASPREEELDRRPKSNDQVEAGESKTVSSVCELKVVQEESSPPVKTQTGKITSDERENRKDEKKPHADAQIPKMLPSHDLVSGEPVSTASKKEESPQKSCTEEKRDKSKEDPHGGSQEEDTEGPEPMVNLKFVKNDSYEKGTDLMVVNVYMKEICRQMSRVLFREQDFTLIFQTSDPNFLRLHPDCGPNTVFKWQVKLRNLIQPDLSSYAFTPSRIDITLKKRLSQRWGGLEAPATQVGGAKVAVPFSPSTLEKSQPGSSQHALPAKEEPRVGEEKAKPPRAPEDSGLDAVAPRSVSEHMSLKQEPTVATPKPTCMVQPMTHTPPAGSERAEEVEEKKVCLPGFTGLVNLGNTCFMNSVIQSLSNTRELRDYFHDRGFESEINCNNPLGTGGRLAISFAVLLRALWKGTHHAFQPSKLKAIVASKASQFTGYAQHDAQEFMAFLLDGLHEDLNRIQNKPYTETVDSDGRQDEVVAEEAWQRHKMRNDSFIVDLFQGQYKSKLVCPVCSKVSITFDPFLYLPVPLPQKQKVLTVFYFAKDPHKKPVKFLVSVSKDSANTTEVLESVSRSVRNKPENLRLAGVVKNRFQTIFSPSQALDTVSSCDLLFCFEVLSKDLAKERVVLLKVQQRPQVPSIPITKCAGCMKSPAPDDEKLKRCTRCYRVGYCNQACQKNHWPNHMTTCRSNVENIGLPFLISVPESRLTYTRLTQLLEGYSRYSVNVFQPPFQSGRTSPEASLSRVDLTPMASSVSDCQEQEEEPSSAVEAESQAEQGDSGTTPQIETASVISAAGGDTLSSDSGCCELASSSQDSLVEKETSCEKAIKPEAVVTGYQQPSESATGSVSQFYITVLDSSQKEDRKLEDKGDAVLELPDDCTLELVWKNNEKQKEYVLVRSKELEFDEDPGSATETSRAGHFTLEQCLNLFTKPEVLAPEEAWYCPKCQQHREASKQLLLWRLPNVLIIQLKRFSFRSFIWRDKINDMVDFPVRNLDLSKFCIGHKGDIQQPPIYDLYAVINHYGGMIGGHYTAYARLPSDKNSQRSDVGWRLFDDSTVTTVEESQVVTRYAYVLFYRRRNSPVERPSHLLGPLGAESSAATGGAASQASSQTLFGTDLDPDGPPQLSTEVTSDMFAHSGECAAPSYSSMEEVD; encoded by the exons ATGGCCAGCAGCAGTACAGGCCCCAGCGAATCGGGCCGGAGGCGAGGTCAGAGAGGACCTGACGACGCAGTCAGCACCAGTAAGAAGAAGCAGAAGGACAGAGCCAACCAGGAGAGCAAGGAGGCCAAGCGAGCCGCCTCAGCCACCAGCTCAGAGACTAGAAAAG ATTTGTTTCTGGACTGGAAGCAGAATGTGTACGAGGTGATAGTGAGGCTGAACTGTGAAGATGCTGGGGTGCAGAGAGTGGAAGATATTGATTATGCCTTTTCTGATTCTGCCTGCCACATCCGCCTGCCGG ATGGCCGTGAATGGAGCTGTAATCTCCATGAAGAAATTGAAGCCTCCTGCAGTAAACTGCTTTATAAGGAGAAAACAAATGTTCTGCAGCTAGTCATGCACAAGAAGATCCCCCTCAACACATGGCCCACCTTTGCT AAcaagaaaaagacagaaatagTGAACATCCTTAGAGAGTCAGACCAGTCAACTACAGGGCAGTCTGAAAAAACTGCCGAAATCATTGAGAAAATGCCTGCAGTGACCTCTGCCGAGCAGAAACGAGGTAAACCTGACCGAGGGTTGAAACGAGGGATGAAAGGCAAACAGGTGGAGCTCACCGAGAGCACAGGTGTGAAGGTAGCTGAGATTAAATCTAGCGATAAAGCAGACCCGATCAATGAGCCCAGCGCAAAGCGCACCACGCGACCCTCCAGAAACGCAAAAGAGCCCCCAGTAGCTCCCTGCTCGACAAAGGAGTCTAAATCCAAACCAGCAGTTAATGGAAAAACACACGCTTTAGCCGGGAGCAGTAGTGCCTCTTCAACTAGCACTGCAAAAGACAACAGGGTTCAGATGCAGGTTAAAGGTCAAGGATGCCAGGCATCACCGAGAGAAGAAGAGCTGGACAGGAGGCCAAAAAGCAACGATCAG GTTGAGGCAGGTGAAAGTAAGACTGTTTCCTCAGTGTGTGAGCTGAAGGTGGTGCAAGAGGAGAGTTCTCCTCCAGTGAAAACCCAAACTGGAAAAATAACATCTGATGAGAGAGAAAACAGAAAAGATGAAAAGAAGCCACATGCTGATGCCCAGATCCCTAAAATGCTTCCATCTCATGATTTGGTATCTGGCGAGCCTGTTTCAACAGCCTCTAAGAAAGAGGAGTCTCCTCAAAAGAGCTGCACAGAGGAGAAGAGAGACAAGTCCAAGGAGGATCCACATGGAGGGAGCCAAGAGGAGGATACAGAAG GTCCGGAGCCGATGGTGAACTTGAAGTTTGTGAAGAATGACTCGTATGAGAAAGGGACAGACCTGATGGTCGTTAATGTCTACATGAAAGAAATCTGCCGGCAGATGTCCAGGGTGCTGTTCAGAGAACAAGACTTCACTCTTATCTTCCAGACCAG TGATCCCAACTTTTTGCGCCTTCATCCGGATTGCGGACCAAACACTGTCTTTAAATGGCAGGTTAAACTCAG GAATCTAATTCAGCCAGATCTGTCCAGCTATGCCTTCACTCCGTCCCGTATCGACATAACCCTGAAGAAAAGACTCAGTCAGCGCTGGGGGGGTCTGGAGGCTCCTGCCACACAAG TGGGGGGCGCCAAAGTTGCTGTGCCCTTCAGCCCTTCCACGCTTGAAAAGAGCCAACCAGGAAGCAGCCAACATGCACTTCCTGCTAAAGAAGAACCACGAGTGGGAGAGGAGAAAGCCAAACCCCCTCGGGCCCCAGAGGACTCGGGTCTGGATGCCGTGGCCCCTCGCTCAGTCTCCGAACACATGTCCCTCAAACAAGAACCAACTGTTGCTACG CCCAAGCCCACCTGCATGGTGCAGCCCATGACTCACACTCCTCCTGCAGGCAGTGAGAGAGCTGAAGAAGTGGAGGAGAAGAAAGTGTGTCTCCCTGGCTTCACTGGACTGGTCAATCTGGGAAATACTTGTTTTATGAACAGTGTGATCCAGTCCCTCTCCAACACACGGGAGCTCAGGGATTATTTCCATG ACCGTGGGTTTGAGTCAGAGATTAACTGTAATAATCCATTGGGCACCGGTGGACGGCTGGCCATTAGCTTTGCTGTTCTGCTTCGAGCGTTGTGGAAGGGCACTCACCACGCATTTCAACCCTCCAAATTAAAG GCTATAGTTGCCAGTAAGGCCAGTCAGTTTACAGGCTATGCGCAGCATGATGCTCAGGAGTTCATGGCTTTCTTGCTGGATGGGCTGCATGAAGACCTGAACCGCATCCAAAACAAACCGTACACAGAGACCGTTGACTCAGACGGCCGTCAGGATGAA GTTGTTGCAGAAGAGGCGTGGCAGAGGCATAAAATGAGGAACGATTCCTTCATTGTTGACCTCTTTCAGGGCCAGTACAAGTCAAAGCTGGTGTGTCCCGTGTGTTCTAAG gtttcCATAACCTTTGACCCCTTCCTGTACTTGCCTGTCCCCCTACCTCAAAAGCAGAAGGTgctgactgttttctatttcgCTAAAGATCCCCACAAGAAACCAGTCAAG TTTTTGGTCAGTGTGAGTAAAGACAGCGCGAACACGACTGAAGTACTGGAGTCAGTATCTCGCAGTGTGAGGAACAAACCAGAGAACCTGAGGCTGGCGGGG GTGGTGAAGAACAGGTTCCAAACAATCTTCTCACCGTCTCAGGCTTTAGACACGGTCTCGTCTTGTGACCTGCTCTTCTGCTTTGAGGTGTTGTCAAAAGATCTTGCCAAAGAGAGAGTGGTGCTGCTGAAGGTCCAACAG AGACCTCAGGTTCCAAGCATCCCAATCACAAAGTGTGCTGGCTGCATGAAGTCTCCCGCCCCTGACGATGAGAAGCTCAAGCGCTGTACTCGCTGTTACCGCGTCGGCTACTGCAATCA GGCCTGCCAGAAGAACCACTGGCCCAATCACATGACCACGTGCCGGTCCAATGTGGAGAATATTGGACTGCCGTTTTTAATTAGTGTGCCTGAGTCTAGGCTGACTTACACCCGTCTGACACAGCTTCTGGAAGGCTACTCTAG gtACTCTGTCAATGTGTTCCAGCCACCTTTCCAGTCGGGTCGGACGTCTCCAGAGGCAAGCCTGTCCCGTGTTGACCTGACCCCCATGGCAAGCAGCGTCTCAGATTGTCAGGAGCAAGAGGAGGAGCCGTCATCTGCGGTAGAAGCGGAAAGCCAGGCGGAGCAGGGTGACTCTGGCACAACACCACAAATAGAGACCGCGTCTGTGATCTCCGCAGCAGGTGGGGACACTCTCTCCAGTGACTCAGGCTGCTGTGAGCTCGCCTCCAGCTCCCAAGATTCTTTGGTGGAGAAAGAAACATCATGTGAAAAGGCTATTAAACCAGAAG CTGTAGTGACCGGGTATCAGCAGCCGTCTGAGTCAGCGACTGGAAGCGTGTCTCAATTCTACATCACAGTTCTGGACTCGAGCCAAAAGGAGGACAGAAAACTTGAGGACAAAG GTGATGCGGTACTGGAGCTGCCTGATGACTGCACGCTGGAGCTGGTGTGGAAGAACAACGAGAAGCAGAAGGAATACGTGCTGGTGCGCTCTAAAGAGCTGGAGTTTGATGAGGACCCTGGCTCTGCTACAGAGACATCCAGGGCAGGCCACTTCACCTTGGAGCAGTGCCTGAACCTCTTTACTAAACCTGAGGTGCTGGCCCCTGAAGAGGCATG GTATTGTCCTAAGTGTCAGCAACACAGGGAAGCCTCTAAACAGCTGCTGCTTTGGCGTCTTCCCAATGTGCTCATCATCCAGCTCAAGCGCTTTTCGTTTAGGAGCTTCATATGGAGGGACAAGATTAATGATATGGTTGATTTTCCAGTCAG AAACCTGGACCTGAGTAAGTTCTGTATTGGTCATAAGGGTGACATCCAGCAGCCTCCCATCTATGATCTGTACGCTGTGATCAACCATTATGGCGGAATGATCGGAGGACACTACACGGCCTACGCTCGTCTTCCCAGCGACAAGAACAGCCAGCGCAGCGACGTTG GCTGGCGTTTGTTTGATGATAGCACAGTGACAACGGTGGAAGAGAGTCAGGTGGTTACGCGTTACGCCTACGTGCTGTTCTATCGCCGCAGGAACTCTCCGGTAGAAAGGCCGTCTCACTTACTGGGGCCCCTTGGTGCCGAATCCTCTGCTGCAACCGGAGGTGCTGCCAGTCAG GCTTCTAGCCAGACACTGTTTGGGACAGACCTGGACCCAGACGGACCTCCTCAGTTGAGCACGGAAGTGACCTCTGACATGTTTGCACACTCTGGAGAATGTGCCGCCCCGTCCTACAGCAGCATGGAGGAGGTGGATTGA